One part of the Maribacter aquivivus genome encodes these proteins:
- a CDS encoding AI-2E family transporter: MTAKTISQGILRAIGVLIGIALLLYFLYTIQSVIAYLAIAAVTALIGSPLVRFFRLRLKLPNILAVIITMLLMVGLLVGIIALFIPLLSEQGKNLSLLDIDDLQTSLNTLYHQITNYLGLSSHIVEDVIDDAGLEKNILQGLDIGFIPNFLNSFLNVLSTASIGLFSVLFISFFFLKDSKLFEHGLLIFIPVDKKKGTTNSIGKINGLLSRYFVGLLLQIFILFVIYTIVLLIVGIENAVVIAFLCALFNIIPYIGPIIGGVIMLTLTMTSNLGSDFSEVILPKTGYVFIGLLIGQLVDNFFSQPFIFSNSVKSHPLEIFLVIIIAGLLFGTVGMIVAVPGYTAIKVILKEFLSDNQIVKSLTHNL; encoded by the coding sequence ATGACCGCAAAAACCATATCACAAGGTATATTAAGAGCCATAGGTGTATTAATTGGCATCGCACTTCTGCTTTATTTTCTATATACGATACAATCTGTTATAGCCTATTTAGCCATTGCAGCCGTCACCGCCTTAATTGGCAGCCCTTTAGTACGCTTTTTTAGATTGCGTCTTAAACTACCTAATATACTTGCGGTAATCATTACTATGCTTTTAATGGTTGGATTATTAGTAGGCATTATTGCCTTATTTATTCCTTTATTATCTGAGCAAGGCAAAAATTTATCTTTACTTGATATTGATGATTTACAGACAAGCCTAAATACATTATATCATCAAATCACCAATTACTTAGGGCTTTCTTCTCATATTGTAGAAGATGTTATTGACGATGCTGGTTTAGAAAAAAATATTTTACAAGGTCTAGACATTGGCTTTATACCTAATTTTTTAAATTCCTTTTTAAATGTTTTAAGTACAGCAAGTATTGGCTTGTTTTCCGTTCTTTTTATATCCTTTTTCTTTTTAAAAGACAGTAAATTGTTTGAGCACGGTTTATTGATATTTATTCCAGTAGATAAAAAGAAAGGCACAACAAATTCTATCGGTAAAATCAACGGACTATTATCACGATACTTTGTTGGTTTGCTACTTCAAATATTTATTCTCTTTGTCATTTACACCATAGTTTTACTAATCGTGGGTATTGAAAATGCTGTAGTGATCGCTTTTCTTTGCGCACTGTTCAACATTATTCCATATATAGGTCCAATAATTGGTGGCGTAATAATGTTAACACTAACTATGACCAGTAACTTAGGCTCTGATTTTAGTGAGGTAATATTACCAAAAACAGGATATGTATTTATAGGATTATTAATTGGCCAGTTGGTAGACAACTTTTTCTCACAACCTTTTATATTTTCAAATAGTGTAAAATCTCATCCCTTAGAAATTTTCTTGGTTATTATCATTGCCGGATTATTATTTGGAACTGTAGGTATGATTGTTGCCGTACCTGGTTACACGGCTATTAAAGTTATTCTGAAAGAGTTTCTATCAGATAATCAAATAGTAAAATCTTTGACCCATAATCTTTAG
- a CDS encoding DUF4159 domain-containing protein, whose translation MKKLTIYLAFTMLFCGFQMKSQKIAILKYQGGGDWYANPTALPNLIKYCNNNIDTTIDSKPETVEVGSSSIFQYPFLHMTGHGNVVFSDEELENLRTYLLSGGFLHIDDNYGMKPYITREIKRLFPNTELEELGSEHPIFSNKYSFPKGLPKIHEHDGQRPQAFAISRNNRIVLLFTSESDLGDGWEDPTVHNDTEEVREKALQMGANIITYVFKN comes from the coding sequence ATGAAAAAACTTACAATATATCTTGCTTTTACGATGCTGTTCTGCGGATTTCAGATGAAATCTCAAAAAATAGCTATTTTAAAATATCAAGGTGGTGGCGATTGGTATGCCAACCCAACTGCCTTACCTAACTTGATCAAATACTGCAATAATAATATCGACACAACCATTGACAGTAAACCTGAAACTGTAGAAGTTGGTAGCAGCTCTATTTTTCAGTACCCATTTTTACACATGACGGGGCATGGCAACGTGGTGTTTTCAGATGAAGAACTAGAAAACTTAAGAACATATCTTTTGTCTGGTGGTTTTTTACATATTGATGACAATTATGGTATGAAACCTTATATCACCAGGGAAATTAAAAGACTTTTTCCCAATACAGAATTAGAGGAGCTGGGATCTGAACATCCTATTTTTTCAAACAAGTATTCATTTCCAAAAGGATTACCAAAAATACACGAACATGACGGGCAGCGACCACAAGCATTTGCCATATCACGCAACAATAGAATAGTCTTGCTATTTACTTCAGAATCAGATTTAGGTGATGGTTGGGAAGATCCTACAGTACATAACGATACCGAAGAGGTTAGAGAAAAAGCTTTACAAATGGGTGCTAATATCATAACCTACGTTTTTAAAAATTAA
- a CDS encoding DUF1223 domain-containing protein: MFDKKVIIILFLAVGFSLTSFIRSQPSKDNKVDDAFSFNTIENKENGVVVLELFTSQGCSSCPPADILLEKAKNEYPENVFALSYHVDYWDYIGWADPFSNKNFTVKQSKYNRKLGYRGNYTPELVVNGKEHLVGSNRAKVESAINKYAAKASPNRLMSQQLDRVADKVNFNYKIEGATKGKIIRAVLLLNERTTEVKRGENSHRTLKNSNIVVAEKYLELGDNSVVGSITIPKIVKKDEKLILMLLVENDNAGITGAVKAAI; encoded by the coding sequence ATGTTTGATAAAAAAGTCATTATTATATTGTTTTTAGCAGTGGGATTTTCATTAACATCCTTTATTCGGTCTCAACCAAGTAAAGATAATAAAGTTGATGATGCTTTTTCTTTTAATACTATAGAAAATAAAGAGAATGGTGTAGTGGTTCTTGAACTATTTACGTCTCAAGGTTGCTCAAGCTGTCCGCCTGCAGATATATTGTTAGAAAAAGCAAAGAATGAGTACCCAGAAAATGTTTTTGCATTGAGTTATCATGTTGATTATTGGGACTATATAGGTTGGGCAGATCCTTTTAGTAATAAAAACTTCACCGTTAAACAAAGTAAATATAATAGGAAGCTTGGTTATAGAGGTAATTACACTCCAGAATTAGTAGTGAATGGTAAGGAGCATTTGGTAGGATCAAATAGAGCTAAAGTAGAAAGCGCTATCAATAAATATGCAGCAAAGGCCTCACCTAACCGTTTGATGTCTCAGCAATTGGATAGAGTAGCTGACAAAGTGAATTTTAATTACAAAATCGAAGGGGCTACAAAAGGTAAAATAATACGTGCCGTTCTATTATTGAATGAAAGAACTACAGAAGTAAAAAGAGGAGAAAATAGTCATAGAACATTGAAAAACTCAAATATAGTTGTGGCTGAGAAATACTTAGAGCTTGGGGATAATTCTGTTGTAGGTTCTATTACTATTCCTAAGATTGTCAAGAAAGATGAAAAGCTTATTTTGATGTTGTTGGTAGAAAATGATAATGCTGGGATTACGGGTGCTGTGAAAGCAGCAATATAA
- a CDS encoding 16S rRNA (uracil(1498)-N(3))-methyltransferase produces MQLFYNPDIKDIDTTFFFDSNESKHIIKVLRKKNGDKLWITNGSGYLFEAKIISDNIKKCEVELISSKKTHPKSHWLHIAVAPTKMNDRFEWFLEKATEIGVDEITPIICERSERKVLKLERMQRVLESAMKQSLQTYLPKLNQPISISEFLEKPVSELQFIAHCEDTERHELKRRVAADKNVTILIGPEGDFSPEEIKNAMQKGYAPVAMGKTRLRTETAAIVACTIVATINNG; encoded by the coding sequence ATGCAATTATTTTACAATCCTGATATTAAAGACATTGACACTACTTTCTTTTTTGACAGTAATGAAAGTAAACATATCATTAAGGTTTTGAGAAAAAAAAATGGCGACAAATTATGGATCACCAATGGCAGTGGCTATTTATTTGAAGCTAAAATAATTAGCGATAATATAAAAAAATGTGAGGTTGAGCTTATATCTTCCAAAAAAACACATCCAAAATCTCATTGGTTACATATAGCAGTAGCGCCTACAAAAATGAATGATCGGTTTGAGTGGTTTTTAGAAAAAGCTACAGAAATAGGCGTAGATGAAATAACACCTATAATTTGTGAAAGATCAGAACGTAAAGTCTTAAAACTAGAACGTATGCAACGCGTATTAGAGTCTGCCATGAAGCAATCTCTACAAACATATTTACCAAAATTAAACCAACCAATAAGCATCTCTGAATTTTTAGAGAAACCTGTATCTGAACTTCAATTTATTGCGCATTGCGAAGACACAGAACGCCATGAACTAAAAAGAAGAGTTGCGGCAGATAAAAACGTTACCATATTAATTGGTCCAGAAGGTGATTTTTCACCAGAAGAAATTAAAAATGCAATGCAAAAAGGCTATGCACCAGTTGCTATGGGCAAAACAAGATTAAGAACAGAAACAGCGGCAATTGTTGCCTGCACAATCGTAGCGACAATTAACAATGGGTAA
- the tsaD gene encoding tRNA (adenosine(37)-N6)-threonylcarbamoyltransferase complex transferase subunit TsaD: MSEHDTIYILAIESSCDDTSAAVLMNDKVLSNVVATQAIHKEYGGVVPELASRAHQQNIVPVVHQAIAKANIDKKQLSAIAFTRGPGLMGSLLVGTSFAKSLSLGLQIPLIEVNHMKAHILAHFIDDETMKAPSFPFLALTISGGHTQIVQVNDFFDMKIIGQTLDDAVGEAFDKSAKILGLPYPGGPLIDKYAATGDPYKFEFTIPNVKDLDFSFSGLKTNILYFIQRQTKENPDFIKNNLEDICASIQYTIITILMKKLKKAVKQTGIKEIAIGGGVSANSGIRKVLTEAQTKYGWKTYIPKFEYCTDNAAMIGIVGYQKYKNEQFSQQDVMAKARYVIS, from the coding sequence ATGTCGGAACACGATACAATTTATATACTTGCTATAGAATCTTCTTGTGATGACACTTCTGCGGCAGTTTTAATGAACGATAAAGTGCTCAGTAATGTTGTCGCAACCCAGGCTATTCATAAAGAATATGGAGGGGTTGTACCAGAACTTGCATCAAGAGCACATCAACAAAATATAGTACCAGTCGTTCATCAAGCGATAGCCAAAGCAAATATCGATAAAAAACAATTATCAGCCATAGCATTTACACGCGGACCTGGACTAATGGGCTCTTTACTTGTAGGCACATCGTTTGCAAAATCTTTATCATTAGGTTTACAGATACCTCTTATTGAAGTTAACCACATGAAAGCCCATATTTTAGCTCATTTTATAGATGACGAAACTATGAAGGCGCCGTCATTTCCGTTTTTGGCCTTAACTATAAGTGGAGGTCATACACAGATTGTTCAAGTAAACGATTTCTTTGACATGAAGATTATTGGACAAACTTTAGATGACGCCGTTGGGGAAGCGTTTGACAAGAGTGCGAAAATTTTAGGACTACCCTACCCTGGCGGACCTTTAATTGACAAATATGCAGCAACAGGTGATCCATATAAATTTGAATTCACCATACCAAACGTAAAAGATTTAGACTTTAGTTTTAGCGGATTAAAAACTAACATACTCTATTTTATTCAGCGACAAACGAAAGAGAATCCAGATTTTATCAAGAACAATCTAGAAGATATCTGCGCATCAATACAGTATACCATTATCACTATATTGATGAAAAAACTGAAAAAAGCAGTAAAGCAAACTGGCATAAAAGAAATAGCAATTGGCGGCGGAGTGTCTGCAAACTCGGGTATTCGAAAAGTTTTGACAGAAGCCCAGACAAAATACGGATGGAAAACCTACATACCCAAATTTGAATACTGTACAGATAATGCTGCTATGATTGGTATTGTAGGATATCAGAAATACAAGAACGAACAATTCTCTCAACAAGATGTTATGGCTAAAGCCAGATACGTTATATCATAG